Sequence from the Catenuloplanes indicus genome:
CCGCGTTCGCGCCGGCGACCGCCTCGTCCTCGCGCTCCGCGGTCTCCTCCGCGTGGCTGAGCAGCGTCCTGATCGTCGACTCGACGTGACCGACCTTGGAGGCCATCCGTTCGCTGGTGCCGGCGGACCGGTCGGCGAGCTGCCGCACCTCGTCCGCGACCACGCCGAACGCGGCACCGGCCCGGCCGATCCGGGCCGCCTCGATCGACGCGTTCAGCGCCAGCAGGTTCGTCTGCGCCGCGATCGCGGTGACCTCGCCGGACATCTGGCGTAGCTCGTCGTTGAACGCGAGCAGCGTGCGCAGCTCCGCGACGGTCGCGCGCTTGGAGGAGAGCGCGTCGTCGAGCGTGCCGACCACGCCGCCGAGCCGTTCCCGGCTGCGGTCGAACGTGCCGCCCTGGCCCTCGTCGAGCACGCCGGTGGACGACTCGAGCACGGTGTCCAGGTTCTCCACGATCTCGGCGAACCGTTCGGTGAGCGTGCCGACCGCGGTCTCCATCTGCGTCCGCGACGACGTGATCTGCGCGGACCAGACCGGCGCCAGCGAGCCGGCGAGCCGGCTGATGCTGTGCAGGTGCGGATCCTCGGCCCGGGACGGTGCGAGGGTGGTGGGCCCGCGCCGCCGCCCGAGACCGAAACCGGCCGCACCGCCCACGGCCACGCCCAGCAGAACCCAGAGCATCTCAGCCATACCGGTGGATCACCTCCGCGATGGATCCGAGCGGCGCCTCCCGGTCGACGGCGCCGAGCGTGACAGCCTCGTGCGGCATACCGTGCACCACGCACGTCGCCTCGTCCTGCGCGACCGTGAACGCACCGGCCTGGCGCATCTCCAGCAGGCCGCGGGCGCCGTCGTCGCCCATGCCCGTCATGATCACGCCGAGCGCCGCGTTGCCGGCCGCCCGCGCGACGGACCGGAACAGTACGTCGACCGAGGGCCGGTGCCGGTTGACCGGCGGCGCGTCGAACACGCGCACCCGGTAGCCACTGCCCATCTTGATCAACTCCATGTGCCGCCCGCCCGGCGCGACCAGCACGGTCCCGGACAGCACCTCGTCGCCGTCCGCGGCCTCGCGCACGTGCACCCGGCACATCGAGTCCAGCCGCCGCGCGAACGCGGCCGTGAACCGCTCCGGCATGTGCTGCACGATGACCACGCCGGGCACCGACCGCGGCAGCGCGGGCAGCACCACCTCCAGCGCCTTCGTCCCGCCGGTCGACGTCCCGATGGCCACGACTCGCTCCGCGCTGACGACCGCTTTATTGCCTTTGTGTGCGGACAGGTCGGGCAGGGCGCTCTCGTCCGGCGCGGCCTGCGGTGACCCGAGCCGCGCGGTCGGGGCCGGCTGCGGCACGAGGCGCGTGGCCGACGCCGGCGTGAGCGGAGCGGGCGACGGAGCCGAGGGCGGCGCGAGTGGCGTGGCCGGCGGGCCGAGGTGCGGCCTGAACCGCGGGGCCGAGGGCGGCGCAAGTCGCGTGGCCGGCTGCGGAAAGGGTCGCGCGAGTCGCGTGGTGGGTGCGGCCGGGTGCGGCCGGAGCGCCGCGCGCTCCGCGCCGGACGGCGCGAGAGCCAGATCCAGGACATGCGGCGGTACGGATGCCCGTCCCGGCTGCGCACAGAGTGCCGCGGAGCGCACCGCCGCCACGATGTCGCCGGACTGCGACTCCACGAACTGTTTCAGCCCGGTGACCGGCCGTGGGATCACCGCCACCGCACCGGCCGCGAGCGCCTGGACCCCGGTCTCGGCGCCGCGTGCGGTCAGCGCGGAGCAGACGACGACCGGCGTCGGCCGTACCGCCATGATCTTCTTGAGGAACGTCAGCCCGTCCATCCGGGGCATCTCCAGGTCCAGCACCACCACGTCCGGCCATTCCCGGTTCATGTGGGCCATCGCGAAGACCGGGTCGGCGACCGCACCGATCACCTCGATCCCGGGGCTGGCCGCGAGCCGCGCGGTCAGCACCTGCCGCACCACCGCGGAGTCGTCCACGATCAGCACGCCGATGCCGCCGCCCGGAGTCATGACGCCTGCCGGGACGTCGCGTGCAGCTCGACCTCGCCGGTGGCGACGTCGAACGAGAGCCGGCGCGCGCCACGCCCGCCGAGGTGTGTCTCGGCGAGGCGGAACCCGTGCCGGTCGAGCAGCGCGAGCCCGGCCTCGATGTTGTCCCGCGCGACGTCCGGCGCGCGGCCGCGGCGCTGCGCGGGTGGGAACTGGTTGCCGCCGCCGAACATCCGGGCCACGTACTCCGACGGGCGGGTGCCGTGCCGGCCGACCTCGCGCAGGAACATCTGTACCGCATGGTCGGCGTACCGTCCGTCGAGCTGCCCGGCCCGGCCGGGCAGCCGTCGCGTGGGCAGCATGTAATGGCACATCCCGCCGACCCGCCGCCGCGGGTGCCAGAGCGTGATCGACACGCACGACCCCAGCAGCGTGTGGATGCGGGTGTCGGCGTCGCCGAAGCAGAACTCGCCCGGGTTCAGCACCACCTCCATGAGGCTAGCCACGCTGCTGCCCGGGGATCCGGTAAATCGACGGTTCCACCATGACCAGCTTCGACGGGATCGAGTTCAGCGACTCGGACCGGCCGACGATCAGGTGCCCGCCGGGCTGCAGCATCTCCTGCAGGCGGGCGATCAGCCGCCGCTTCGTCTCCGGGTCGAAATAGATCATGACGTTGCGCAGCATGATCACGTCGAACCGGCCGAGGTGCCCGAGGTTCTCCATCAGGTTGTGCCGGTGGAAGCTGACCCGCTGGCGCAGCGGGCGGGCGACCGCCATGCTGCCGTCGTACTCGTCCCGGCCGCGCAGGCAGTATTTACGCAGCATCTGGTGCGGGATCTTGTCGGCCGCGGTGAGCGGGTAGATGCCGAGCTGCGCACCCTCGACCACGCGGGTGGAGATGTCCGTGCCGACGATCTCCCACCGCTGGTCCGGCAGCGCCTCGGACAGCACCATGGCCGCGGTGTACGCCTCCTCGCCGGTGGAGCTGGCCGCGCTCCACAGCCGGAACGGCCGGGCCCGGTCGCGCTCCGGCAGCACCGTGTCCCGGATGAACTCGAAGTGCTGCTGCTCGCGGAAGAAGAACGTCTCGTTCGTGGTGAGCAGGTTGATCAGTTGACGCACTTCCGGGCCGTTGTCCGCCTGGCCGCGCAGGTAGCGTACGTACTCGCCGTAGCCGTTCAGGCCGAGCGCGCGCAGCCGCTTGTCCAGGCGGCCGGTGACCAGCGCCTCCTTGCCGGGCGTCATCCGGATGCCGGTCTCGCGGTAGAGCAGGCCGGTGATGTAGGCGAACTCGTCCGGGCCGATGGGCCGGCTGGTGAGCGACTGCTGCATCAGACTCCTTCGTCGGATGGTTCGTCGGGGTCGGGCTCGATGGCACGGCCACGCGCGCGGGCCGCTTCGCCCAGGCTGACCATGTCACTGATCGACAGAACGTTGCCGACATCCAGCAGAATCAGGAAGTCTCCGTCGCGGCGTGCCATGCCGCTGATGTAGTCGGCCCGGATCCCGGAGCCGAAGCTGGGCGCCGGTTCGATGTCGTCCTCGCCCAGCGCCACCACCTTGTTGACGGAGTCGACCAGGATGCCGATGTCCTGACCGCCGTCGCCGTCGGTGCCGCCCGGGCCGGGTTCCAGGCCGGTCTCGTCGATGTGCACGATGATGATGCTGGTCCGGCGCCGGACCGTGGTGGTGCCGCGGTCGAAGCGGATGGCCAGGTCGATCACCGGCACCGCGCGGCCGCGCAGGTTGATCACTCCGCGGATGAACGGCGGCATCATCGGCACCACCGTGAGGTTCCGGTACTCGAGGATCTCCAGCACGTGGAAGATGTCCAGCGCGTACGCCTCGTCGTTGAGCGTGAACGTCAGATAGCGGCCGGACCCGGCCCGGGTCGCCGGCATGGTGGACACGTCGCTCACCGCCGCTCCTCTCGATCTGTGGTGCGAGAACCAGCTCATCCGATCATGTCGTCGCCGCCTAAGACACCGATATGAGCTTTTGTCGGATAAAGGCGGATGTTGCTGCCTACGCTGGGACTCCGAGGCGAAGATCAACCGAGGAGCCCCCTCATGGCGAACACGTCCCACGCGCGGCCACCGTCCACCGGTTTCGGGTTGAAGAACCTGTCGGTCGCCTGGAAACTGCGTTGGCTCGCGCTGATCAGCGGCCTGCTGCTGCTGGTGGTGGGGGTGGTCGGCATCGTGCAACTGGCCAGCGCCCAGGACCGCCTGTCGACCATGTACGACGTGCATCTGCACAACACCAGGTCGCTCGACCAGGTGGCGATCGCCTACCGCGACGTCCGGATCTCCACCCGGGTACTGGGCATGGCGCAGACCGCGGAGGAGAACGAGACCGCGACTGTCCGGGTGAACGACACCCTGGCGGCGTTGACGGCTGCCTGGTCCCAGGTCGACGGCCGGGACGTGGCCGGCGCCGACGCCGACCGCGACCGGATCGACGCGGACTTCGTCGCCTACCAGGCGGTGGTGCGGGACGAACTGATCCCGGCCGGCGCCAGGAACAACTACGCGCAGTTCAACCAGATCGTGGACGACAAGGTCGCGCCGATCACCAACTCGATCGACGAGGCGCTCACCCGCATGCTCGACGCGGAGAACATGGCCGCGAAGTCCTCCACCGAGGCCTCCGCCACCGCCTACGAGACCGCGCGGATCGTGCTGATCGGCCTGATCGTGTTCGCGCTGATCTTCATGCTCGTCATGGTCCAGCTGATCACCCGGTCGATCTCCCGCCCGCTGGAGCGTACGGTCGCGGTGCTGTCCGGGCTCGCGGCCGGCCGGCTCGACCAGCGCCTCGAGGTGGACAGCCGGGACGAGGTCGGCCGGATGGGCGTGGCGCTCAACAGCGCGCTGGACCGGCTGTCCGAGACCGTGAGCACCGTGATCGACTCGTCCGCGCAGATCAACAACGCGGCCAGCCAGATCAGCGGCGCGTCGCAGAGCCTCTCCCAGGCCGCGACCGAGCAGGCGTCCAGCATCGAGGAGACCACGTCCAGCCTCGAGCAGATGACCGCCGGCATCGCGCAGAACAGCGACAACGCGCGCGCGACCGAGGAGATGGCCGCGCAGGCGCGCGCGGAGGCGCTGGAGGGCGGCGAGGCGGTGCAGAAGACCGTGGACGCGATGAAGGAGATCACCAGCAAGATCGGGATCATCGACGACATCGCGTTCCAGACCAACATGCTCGCGCTGAACGCCACCATCGAGGCCGCGCGCGCCGGTGAGCACGGCAAGGGCTTCGCCGTGGTCGCCACCGAGGTCGGCAAGCTGGCCGAGCGCAGCCAGGTCGCGGCGCAGGAGATCAGCGAGCTGGCGTCCGGCAGCGTGCAGACCGCGGAGCGGGCCGGTTCGCTGCTCAACACCATCATCCCGAGCATCATCCGCACGTCCGACCTGGTGCAGGAGATCGCGGCGGCCAGCGGCGAGCAGTCCACCGGCGTACGCCAGATCAACATCGCGATGAACCAGATCGGCAAGGTCACCGAGCAGACCGCGTCGTCCAGCGAGCAGCTGGCCGCGACCGCGGAGGAGATGTCCGCGCAGACCACGCAGCTGCAGACGATGATGGACTTCTTCCAGGTCGGTGCGCCGGTGCGGCGGGCCCGCACGGACTACGCCGGCGCCGACTACGCCGGGCGCGAGCACGCGGGCCGGATGGGCGGCAACGGCACCGGCTACTACTCCGCACAGGGCGCGTCGGTCGCCGGCGGCCCGTCCTACTCGCGGCGCGACCAGGACTCGTTCGCGCCGGAGATCGAGGCCAAGTTCGACCGATTCTAAGATCAGGATTCTTCGGGGGTACGGCGTTCACGCCGTACCCCCGAAGTTTTTGGATCTTGCTGGTGGGAGCGCTGAGCACCAGTAGCTTTCGGGGTGGCCCGCCATGATCCACGTGGCGGGCGACGCCTGTGACATGGGGGAAAAGACATGCAGAAGGCACGGATCGGCGGCCTCGCGACGGCCGCCGTCATGGCACTCACCGGCGGCGCGTTAGCGGCACCGACGGCGGCACGGGCCGCCGAGGCCGCCTACTTCGGCGTACGGACCCACGGCAGCTATCACGACCTGGTCCTCAAGCTGACCGACCCGGAGAAGATCGCGAAGGCGCGCGCGATCCTCTCCGGCGAGGAGAAGAACACCACGCACCTGCTCGGCCGGATCAAGAAGACCCCGGCGGACTACAACCCGCACTACAGCTTCCACGTCGACCCGGACACCGTCTCGTTCTTCGAGGTTGCGATCGAGGTCTGTGACGCCACGCTGCCGTACGTCGAGGACCACCTGGACGAGGTCGGTGGCGCGTTCCTGCCCGGCGCGTACTTCTGCCCGTGGAGCTCGCAGCTGACCGGGGAAATCAAGGTCTGATCCGCCGTACGGCGCTCGACCGGACGCCGCCCCCGGGTGGCGTCCAGTCGGCGTCCAGCGCGCGTCCCGTACCCCCGCATAGCTTCTGCGAGTCACTCGAACTGGGGGAGGAACCATGACAGCGCGCCTCAAGAAGATTCTCGCGGCCGCGGCCGTGATGGCGGCCGCGACGACCGGGATCGTCGTGTCCCAGCCGGCCGCGAGCCAGGCTGCCACGCCGAGCCTGATGGCCTACGGGCTGCTCACCGACGGCCAGCGCATGCTGACCTGGAAGACGGACAACCCGGGCCAGAACGACTGGGTGCGGCGGGTCGTCGGGCTGTCCACCGACACCTCGCTGATCGGCCTCGACTTCCGGGTGCTGGACGGCCAGCTCTACGGCGTCGGCAACTACGGCGGCATCTACAAGATCACGCTCCCGCCGGCCGTCGCGGCGCCGACCCTGGCGAAGGTCGGGCAGCTCAGCGTCGCGCTGAGCGGCCAGTCGTTCGGCGTGGACTTCAACCCGGCCGCGGACCGGCTGCGGATCGTCGGCAACCACGGGCAGAACCTCAGCTACGACCTGAACACCAACACCACCACGGCGCAGACCGGGCTGACCGACGGGAACACCGGCCAGACCGCCACCGGCATCACCGGCGTC
This genomic interval carries:
- a CDS encoding BP74-related protein, which produces MQKARIGGLATAAVMALTGGALAAPTAARAAEAAYFGVRTHGSYHDLVLKLTDPEKIAKARAILSGEEKNTTHLLGRIKKTPADYNPHYSFHVDPDTVSFFEVAIEVCDATLPYVEDHLDEVGGAFLPGAYFCPWSSQLTGEIKV
- a CDS encoding methyl-accepting chemotaxis protein — protein: MANTSHARPPSTGFGLKNLSVAWKLRWLALISGLLLLVVGVVGIVQLASAQDRLSTMYDVHLHNTRSLDQVAIAYRDVRISTRVLGMAQTAEENETATVRVNDTLAALTAAWSQVDGRDVAGADADRDRIDADFVAYQAVVRDELIPAGARNNYAQFNQIVDDKVAPITNSIDEALTRMLDAENMAAKSSTEASATAYETARIVLIGLIVFALIFMLVMVQLITRSISRPLERTVAVLSGLAAGRLDQRLEVDSRDEVGRMGVALNSALDRLSETVSTVIDSSAQINNAASQISGASQSLSQAATEQASSIEETTSSLEQMTAGIAQNSDNARATEEMAAQARAEALEGGEAVQKTVDAMKEITSKIGIIDDIAFQTNMLALNATIEAARAGEHGKGFAVVATEVGKLAERSQVAAQEISELASGSVQTAERAGSLLNTIIPSIIRTSDLVQEIAAASGEQSTGVRQINIAMNQIGKVTEQTASSSEQLAATAEEMSAQTTQLQTMMDFFQVGAPVRRARTDYAGADYAGREHAGRMGGNGTGYYSAQGASVAGGPSYSRRDQDSFAPEIEAKFDRF
- a CDS encoding CheR family methyltransferase, with the protein product MQQSLTSRPIGPDEFAYITGLLYRETGIRMTPGKEALVTGRLDKRLRALGLNGYGEYVRYLRGQADNGPEVRQLINLLTTNETFFFREQQHFEFIRDTVLPERDRARPFRLWSAASSTGEEAYTAAMVLSEALPDQRWEIVGTDISTRVVEGAQLGIYPLTAADKIPHQMLRKYCLRGRDEYDGSMAVARPLRQRVSFHRHNLMENLGHLGRFDVIMLRNVMIYFDPETKRRLIARLQEMLQPGGHLIVGRSESLNSIPSKLVMVEPSIYRIPGQQRG
- a CDS encoding methyl-accepting chemotaxis protein; this translates as MAEMLWVLLGVAVGGAAGFGLGRRRGPTTLAPSRAEDPHLHSISRLAGSLAPVWSAQITSSRTQMETAVGTLTERFAEIVENLDTVLESSTGVLDEGQGGTFDRSRERLGGVVGTLDDALSSKRATVAELRTLLAFNDELRQMSGEVTAIAAQTNLLALNASIEAARIGRAGAAFGVVADEVRQLADRSAGTSERMASKVGHVESTIRTLLSHAEETAEREDEAVAGANAEVQAVLDDLQGVVAGFRDSSATLSRAATGIRGDISASLVNLQFQDRVCQVLEHLQASIDRLPAVVEEAGERARTDAPPIDPDAVLGEMEASYTMAEEVDAHRSGSGAQVRDSEITFF
- the cheB gene encoding protein-glutamate methylesterase/protein-glutamine glutaminase, whose translation is MTPGGGIGVLIVDDSAVVRQVLTARLAASPGIEVIGAVADPVFAMAHMNREWPDVVVLDLEMPRMDGLTFLKKIMAVRPTPVVVCSALTARGAETGVQALAAGAVAVIPRPVTGLKQFVESQSGDIVAAVRSAALCAQPGRASVPPHVLDLALAPSGAERAALRPHPAAPTTRLARPFPQPATRLAPPSAPRFRPHLGPPATPLAPPSAPSPAPLTPASATRLVPQPAPTARLGSPQAAPDESALPDLSAHKGNKAVVSAERVVAIGTSTGGTKALEVVLPALPRSVPGVVIVQHMPERFTAAFARRLDSMCRVHVREAADGDEVLSGTVLVAPGGRHMELIKMGSGYRVRVFDAPPVNRHRPSVDVLFRSVARAAGNAALGVIMTGMGDDGARGLLEMRQAGAFTVAQDEATCVVHGMPHEAVTLGAVDREAPLGSIAEVIHRYG
- a CDS encoding chemotaxis protein CheD, with translation MASLMEVVLNPGEFCFGDADTRIHTLLGSCVSITLWHPRRRVGGMCHYMLPTRRLPGRAGQLDGRYADHAVQMFLREVGRHGTRPSEYVARMFGGGNQFPPAQRRGRAPDVARDNIEAGLALLDRHGFRLAETHLGGRGARRLSFDVATGEVELHATSRQAS
- a CDS encoding chemotaxis protein CheW, coding for MSDVSTMPATRAGSGRYLTFTLNDEAYALDIFHVLEILEYRNLTVVPMMPPFIRGVINLRGRAVPVIDLAIRFDRGTTTVRRRTSIIIVHIDETGLEPGPGGTDGDGGQDIGILVDSVNKVVALGEDDIEPAPSFGSGIRADYISGMARRDGDFLILLDVGNVLSISDMVSLGEAARARGRAIEPDPDEPSDEGV
- a CDS encoding DUF4394 domain-containing protein, giving the protein MTARLKKILAAAAVMAAATTGIVVSQPAASQAATPSLMAYGLLTDGQRMLTWKTDNPGQNDWVRRVVGLSTDTSLIGLDFRVLDGQLYGVGNYGGIYKITLPPAVAAPTLAKVGQLSVALSGQSFGVDFNPAADRLRIVGNHGQNLSYDLNTNTTTAQTGLTDGNTGQTATGITGVAYTNNDLSNTTATLLSDVDTVKNQLSLQNPPAGGMLFPIGQFGVDPSLNSGFDINTTVSNGRAVANTGFAVFVDPITLISTEYQIDLTSGLATRVDDFPLDVVEIAIAL